From Deltaproteobacteria bacterium, one genomic window encodes:
- the secY gene encoding preprotein translocase subunit SecY, producing the protein MIGAIGNIFKIPELKKRIFITLLLLAVYRVGCFIPTPGIDQEALASFFLQTGGTLLGFFDMFAGGALKRFSVFALGIMPYISASIILQLLTVVIPYLERLQKEGEIGRRKIIQYTRYGTVILSIIQGFGIAVGLEGMKGAGGELIVLHPGWSFRLMTVITLTAGTSFLMWLGEQITERGIGNGISLIIFAGIVANMPAAVGNTFRLMSTGELGAILILAVIVLMVAVVALIVYVETAHRRIPVQYAKRIIGRRMYGGQSTHLPLKINTSGVIPPIFASSIIMFPATIANFVNHPWMQAIAQSLSPVNLIYNLLYVGFIIFFCYFYTAVVFNPVDVADNMKKYGGYIPGIRPGRTTADYIDRVLTRITLGGAIYVSGVCVLPSILIANFNVPFYFGGTALLIVVGVALDTTQQIESHMLTRHYEGLVKGGRVKGRRR; encoded by the coding sequence ATGATAGGAGCCATCGGCAATATCTTCAAGATACCAGAGTTAAAGAAACGTATTTTTATCACCCTGCTGCTTCTGGCAGTCTATCGGGTGGGATGTTTCATCCCTACCCCGGGGATCGATCAGGAGGCCCTCGCCTCCTTCTTCCTCCAAACAGGGGGGACCTTGCTCGGCTTCTTCGACATGTTTGCTGGAGGTGCTTTGAAACGATTTTCCGTCTTTGCCCTGGGTATCATGCCCTATATCAGCGCCTCCATTATCCTACAACTGCTAACGGTGGTGATCCCCTATCTCGAGCGCCTGCAAAAAGAAGGGGAGATAGGCAGGAGAAAAATCATCCAGTACACGAGATATGGGACGGTCATCCTGAGCATCATCCAGGGGTTTGGCATTGCCGTGGGATTGGAGGGAATGAAGGGGGCAGGGGGGGAACTGATAGTCCTGCATCCAGGCTGGTCTTTTCGTCTCATGACGGTAATCACCCTGACCGCTGGTACATCCTTTCTGATGTGGCTGGGGGAACAGATCACCGAGAGGGGAATCGGCAACGGGATCTCCCTGATCATCTTTGCAGGGATTGTGGCAAATATGCCCGCTGCAGTGGGAAACACCTTTCGGCTGATGAGTACAGGGGAACTGGGTGCCATCCTCATATTGGCCGTCATAGTCCTGATGGTCGCTGTCGTGGCCCTCATCGTCTATGTGGAGACAGCCCATCGCAGGATACCCGTCCAGTATGCCAAAAGGATCATAGGGAGGAGGATGTATGGGGGGCAAAGCACCCACCTTCCATTGAAGATCAATACCTCGGGCGTCATCCCCCCCATCTTCGCCTCCTCTATCATCATGTTCCCCGCCACCATCGCCAACTTTGTAAATCATCCATGGATGCAGGCCATTGCCCAGAGCCTGTCCCCTGTCAATTTGATCTATAACCTCCTCTACGTGGGTTTCATCATCTTCTTCTGCTACTTTTACACCGCCGTGGTCTTCAACCCAGTGGATGTAGCTGACAACATGAAGAAGTATGGTGGATACATCCCCGGTATCAGGCCGGGGAGGACTACCGCCGATTATATCGACCGGGTCCTCACCAGGATCACCCTAGGCGGGGCCATATACGTGTCTGGAGTGTGTGTCTTGCCCTCCATCCTGATAGCCAACTTCAATGTGCCCTTTTACTTCGGGGGGACTGCCCTGCTCATTGTGGTAGGGGTAGCCCTGGACACCACCCAACAGATAGAGTCCCATATGCTGACCAGGCACTATGAAGGGCTGGTAAAGGGAGGGAGGGTAAAAGGCCGTCGCAGATAA
- the rpmD gene encoding 50S ribosomal protein L30 — MAKGYLNVKLVRSGIGRPRKHREVLRGMGLTKLNKVVVLKDTPETWGMIKKVSHLVKVIE; from the coding sequence ATGGCCAAGGGATACTTGAACGTAAAATTGGTCCGCAGCGGCATAGGGCGTCCCCGAAAGCACCGGGAGGTCCTGAGGGGAATGGGCTTGACCAAATTGAACAAGGTGGTGGTCTTGAAGGATACCCCAGAAACATGGGGGATGATCAAAAAGGTCTCCCACCTTGTGAAGGTGATAGAATAA
- the rplO gene encoding 50S ribosomal protein L15 — translation MLGQLRPPSGARKRPKRVGRGPGSGHGKTAGRGTKGQKARSGADVPLGFEGGQMPLQRRLPKRGFRNIFKKRFALVHLRELNRFSEGEVVDVEALRQAGLVKKVYDGVKILGDGELKVALTVRVHKFTKSAQEKIEAASGKVEMI, via the coding sequence ATGCTGGGTCAACTAAGGCCGCCCTCTGGGGCGAGGAAAAGACCGAAACGTGTGGGAAGGGGCCCTGGTTCTGGTCACGGAAAGACGGCAGGCCGGGGCACAAAGGGTCAAAAGGCACGCAGCGGTGCTGACGTCCCCCTCGGTTTTGAAGGGGGGCAGATGCCCCTGCAGCGACGTCTGCCCAAAAGGGGCTTCAGGAATATATTCAAAAAGCGATTTGCCTTGGTCCATCTCAGAGAACTAAACCGTTTTTCAGAGGGTGAAGTAGTGGATGTCGAGGCATTGCGACAAGCTGGGCTGGTCAAGAAGGTCTATGACGGGGTGAAAATATTGGGAGATGGCGAGCTAAAGGTCGCCTTAACAGTCAGGGTCCATAAATTTACCAAGTCGGCTCAAGAGAAGATCGAGGCAGCTTCGGGAAAGGTCGAGATGATCTAA